The following are encoded in a window of Pectinophora gossypiella chromosome 8, ilPecGoss1.1, whole genome shotgun sequence genomic DNA:
- the LOC126369282 gene encoding 40S ribosomal protein S24 yields the protein MSEGTATIRTRKFMTNRLLARKQMVCDVLHPGKPTVSKTEIREKLAKMYKVTPDVVFVFGFKTNFGGGKSTGFALIYDTLDLAKKFEPKHRLARHGLYEKKRPTRKQRKERKNRMKKVRGTKKSKVGAASKK from the exons ATGAGTGAAGGAACCGCGACAATTCGCACTCGCAAATTCATGACCAACAG GTTGTTGGCGCGAAAGCAGATGGTCTGCGATGTTCTGCATCCAGGCAAACCCACCGTCAGCAAGACGGAGATCCGGGAGAAGCTGGCTAAGATGTACAAAGTGACACCCGATGTCGTGTTCGTATTCGGATTCAAGACAAACTTCGGCGGTGGCAAATCGACCGGATTCGCTTTGATCTACGACACCTTGGACCTTGCCAAGAAGTTCGAGCCCAAGCACAGGCTGGCGAGACACGGTCTGTACGAGAAGAAGCGACCAACCCGCAAGCAGCGCAAGGAACGCAAGAACAGGATGAAGAAGGTGCGTGGTACCAAGAAATCCAAAGTAGGCGCGGCCTCCAAGAAGTGA
- the LOC126369206 gene encoding monocarboxylate transporter 14-like, with amino-acid sequence MEQEFEQNVRLRNNRTPKNKELDNAVRESLLSDSTSGIVKGEDDDVTSIESSSFSSIDMGDKRERALTVVSKDDLQRKNSAKDKTDQSKENHVTITENPGEEKINLIEAKDVNGTVKEDDDDDDDEKVSIPDGGWGWVVVLSSFIISMIADGISFSFGLLYIEFLDEFQASKSTTAWIGSLFIAVPLLSGPVMSALVDRYGCRSMTILGGIISTIGFVLASISTTLEMMMITFGVIAGLGLGLVYVTAVVSIAYWFEKKRNLAVGLGACGTGVGTFVYAPMTQYFIEEYGWRGAILLLSGTLLNLCVCGCVMRDPEWWTLEQKKSRDEEKSKKDEEKSKKSSTLSINAYAFDFDAPTKGKSMKGLIERGLPAEKVIRTEAASIKRHQFLLSSTNKESTKSRCESMVDIPTYLTFNDKISMRMLDKLVKNTSKDYNMEVRYPSFAINRTRFKSTPTSPEMSPQEDNSPPAVAYVKQTLHRTHSDKYDFKKEKSFEEYQLKNPRQAVIRQSKSEDSKELIKQDSKENRRDWLKKQLSVNHHYLKDLKMPINSISHRNAMLNINRYRLKASSCPDIFKNSMITIKEDEEKWYDDCVSCLSDMFNVELFKKPTFNLLCLGTIILFIWFIVPYFYLAEHMIHKGYNEDDGALVLSLIGITNTIGMVGLGWIGDFPSVSIGNLYAVCLVLCGASVASIPFAVYNYWLLLAVAAAFGLLFAASFTFTPSLLVKLVSLDDFTAAYGLVLLAQGIGHLIGPPLSGLIYDVTFSWELSFYLAGGWIVVAGLLIAFIQPALNYYARRREDADNRSESSLA; translated from the exons atggaGCAAGAATTCGAACAAAACGTCCGACTAAGAAACAATAGAACGCCCAAAAATAAAGAACTCGACAACGCTGTAAGGGAGTCGCTCCTTTCTGACTCCACTTCTGGTATCGTCAAAGGCGAAGATGATGACGTCACTAGCATCGAGTCGTCCTCCTTCTCAAGTATTGATATGGGGGATAAAAGAGAAAGAGCTCTAACTGTGGTTTCGAAGGACGATCTCCAGCGCAAAAACAGCGCTAAAGATAAAACCGATCAATCGAAAGAAAACCATGTCACCATTACGGAGAATCCAGgcgaagaaaaaataaacctaATTGAAGCTAAAGATGTAAATGGCACTGTAAAAGAAgacgacgatgatgatgatgatgaaaaagtaTCAATCCCAGACGGAGGTTGGGGATGGGTTGTTGTTTTGTCGTCATTCATCATATCCATGATTGCCGACGGCATAAGTTTTTCTTTTGGACTGCTGTATATCGAATTCCTGGACGAATTTCAGGCCAGCAAGTCTACTACTGCTTGGATTGGCAGCTTGTTTATTGCTGTACCACTACTGTCCGGCCCAGTGATGAGTGCATTGGTGGATAGATATGGATGTCGAAGCATGACTATTTTAGGAGGAATAATTTCAACTATTGGATTTGTGCTTGCATCGATCTCAACTACTttggaaatgatgatgattactttTGGAGTTATCGCTGGGTTGGGACTTGGTTTAGTCTACGTTACCGCTGTGGTGTCGATTGCGTATTGGTTCGAGAAGAAAAGAAATTTAGCTGTAGGCTTAGGGGCCTGCGGAACTGGTGTTGGAACATTTGTCTACGCTCCTATGACTCAATATTTCATCGAAGAATACGGATGGAGAGGAGCCATACTGTTGCTATCTGGGACGCTGTTGAACCTGTGCGTGTGTGGATGCGTGATGAGAGACCCCGAGTGGTGGACATTGGAACAAAAGAAAAGTAGAGACGAGGAAAAGTCAAAGAAGGATGAGGAGAAGTCCAAAAAATCGAGTACATTATCAATAAATGCGTATGCGTTTGATTTCGATGCTCCTACAAAGGGGAAGAGTATGAAAGGTTTGATAGAGAGAGGGCTCCCAGCAGAAAAGGTTATAAGAACTGAGGCTGCTAGCATCAAGCGTCATCAATTCCTATTGTCATCCACTAATAAGGAATCGACAAAGTCTAGATGCGAATCCATGGTTGACATTCCTACCTATCTCACTTTTAACGATAAA ATATCAATGAGAATGCTGGATAAACTAGTCAAGAACACCAGTAAAGATTACAACATGGAGGTCCGGTACCCATCCTTTGCCATCAATCGGACCAGATTTAAGAGCACCCCTACATCCCCAGAGATGAGTCCTCAAGAAGACAACAGTCCTCCAGCAGTTGCCTATGTAAAGCAGACATTACATCGCACACATTCTGACAAATATGATTTCAAGAAGGAAAAGTCTTTTGAAGAGTATCAGCTGAAGAATCCTAGACAAGCTGTGATCAGACAGTCGAAGTCAGAAGACAGCAAGGAGCTGATCAAACAGGACAGTAAGGAAAACCGAAGAGATTGGCTTAAGAAGCAACTGTCAGTGAATCACCACTATTTGAAAGATCTAAAAATGCCAATTAATTCCATAAGCCACAGAAATGCAATGCTGAATATAAACCGGTATAGGTTGAAAGCGTCATCTTGTCCAGATATATTTAAGAACTCGATGATCACCATCAAGGAAGATGAAGAG AAATGGTATGACGACTGCGTGAGCTGTCTCTCGGACATGTTTAACGTGGAGCTGTTCAAGAAGCCGACCTTCAACCTGCTGTGCCTCGGCACCATCATTCTGTTCATCTGGTTCATCGTCCCCTACTTCTACCTGGCTGAACACATGATCCATAAGGGTTACAATGAAGACGACGGAGCTCTTGTTTTGAGCTTGATTGGGATCACTAACACTATTGGGATG GTGGGCCTCGGCTGGATCGGCGACTTCCCTTCGGTGTCCATCGGCAACCTGTACGCTGTGTGCCTGGTGCTCTGTGGAGCGTCAGTTGCCTCCATCCCCTTCGCCGTCTACAACTACTGGCTCCTCTTGGCTGTTGCTGCTGCTTTCG GTCTTCTGTTCGCCGCGTCGTTCACCTTCACTCCAAGTCTGTTGGTGAAGCTGGTGTCCTTGGACGACTTTACTGCTGCTTATGGCTTGGTGCTGCTGGCTCAGGGGATCGGTCATCTCATTGGTCCGCCTTTGTCTG GTCTAATCTACGACGTGACGTTCTCGTGGGAGCTGTCATTCTACTTGGCCGGCGGTTGGATTGTCGTGGCCGGGCTACTCATTGCATTCATCCAACCAGCTCTCAACTACTACGCCAGGAGGAGAGAGGACGCTGATAACAGAAGCGAGTCTAGCTTGGCTTAG